From Carettochelys insculpta isolate YL-2023 chromosome 22, ASM3395843v1, whole genome shotgun sequence, one genomic window encodes:
- the IMP4 gene encoding U3 small nucleolar ribonucleoprotein IMP4 isoform X1: MLRREARQRREYLYRRAQEARMCATEKKKEQLRRALEENRLLPTELRREALALQKSIEFDDEGAEGLVTHQDDEYRWAGVEDPKVMITTSRDPSSRLKMFAKEMKLVVPGAQRMNRGRHEVGALLQACKANGVTDLLVLHEHRGQPDGLIVSHLPFGPTAFFTLCNVVMRHEVPDIGTMSEAAPHLIFHGLTSRLGQRHALASALQVCSILKYLFPVPKPDSKRVITFANQDDYISFRHHGYKKLDHRNIELTEVGPRFEMKLYMIKLGTLEQAATADVEWCWHPYTNTARKRQFLSTD, from the exons ATG CTGCGCCGCGAAGCCCGGCAGCGCCGCGAGTACCTGTACCGGCGGGCGCAGGAGGCCCGGATGTGCGCCACCGAGAAGAAAAAGGAGCAGCTCCGACGGGCGCTGGAGG AGAATCGGCTGCTGCCCACGGAGCTGCGCCGGGAGGCTCTTGCACTGCAGAAATCCATCGAGTTTGATGATGAGGGAGCAGAAG ggctggtgaCACACCAGGATGACGAGTATCGCTGGGCTGGTGTGGAGGACCCCAAGGTGATGATCACGACCTCGCGCGACCCCAGCTCCCGCCTCAAGATGTTCGCCAAG GAGATGAAGCTGGTGGTGCCGGGCGCCCAGCGCATGAACCGTGGGCGACACGAGGTGGGGGCCCTGCTGCAGGCCTGCAAGGCCAACGGTGTCACCGACCTGCTGGTGCTGCACGAGCACCGTGGCCAGCCcg ACGGGCTGATCGTCTCCCACCTGCCCTTCGGCCCCACGGCTTTCTTCACCCTCTGCAATGTGGTGATGCGCCACGAGGTCCCCGACATCGGCACCATGTCCgaggctgccccccacctcatCTTCCATGGCCTCACCTCCCGCCTGGGCCAGCGg CATGCCTTGGCCTCTGCCCTGCAGGTCTGCAGCATCCTCAAGTACCTGTTCCCCGTGCCCAAGCCAGACAGCAAGCGGGTCATCACATTCGCCAACCAGGACGACTACATCTCCTTCAG gcaccacggcTATAAGAAATTGGACCATCGCAACATTGAGCTGACAGAGGTGGGGCCCCGCTTCGAGATGAAAC TGTACATGATCAAGCTGGGGACGTTGGAGCAGGCGGCCACGGCGGATGTGGAGTGGTGTTGGCACCCCTACACCAACACGGCCCGCAAGCGCCAGTTCCTCAGCACCGACTAG
- the IMP4 gene encoding U3 small nucleolar ribonucleoprotein IMP4 isoform X2 translates to MLRREARQRREYLYRRAQEARMCATEKKKEQLRRALEENRLLPTELRREALALQKSIEFDDEGAEGLVTHQDDEYRWAGVEDPKVMITTSRDPSSRLKMFAKEMKLVVPGAQRMNRGRHEVGALLQACKANGVTDLLVLHEHRGQPDGLIVSHLPFGPTAFFTLCNVVMRHEVPDIGTMSEAAPHLIFHGLTSRLGQRVCSILKYLFPVPKPDSKRVITFANQDDYISFRHHGYKKLDHRNIELTEVGPRFEMKLYMIKLGTLEQAATADVEWCWHPYTNTARKRQFLSTD, encoded by the exons ATG CTGCGCCGCGAAGCCCGGCAGCGCCGCGAGTACCTGTACCGGCGGGCGCAGGAGGCCCGGATGTGCGCCACCGAGAAGAAAAAGGAGCAGCTCCGACGGGCGCTGGAGG AGAATCGGCTGCTGCCCACGGAGCTGCGCCGGGAGGCTCTTGCACTGCAGAAATCCATCGAGTTTGATGATGAGGGAGCAGAAG ggctggtgaCACACCAGGATGACGAGTATCGCTGGGCTGGTGTGGAGGACCCCAAGGTGATGATCACGACCTCGCGCGACCCCAGCTCCCGCCTCAAGATGTTCGCCAAG GAGATGAAGCTGGTGGTGCCGGGCGCCCAGCGCATGAACCGTGGGCGACACGAGGTGGGGGCCCTGCTGCAGGCCTGCAAGGCCAACGGTGTCACCGACCTGCTGGTGCTGCACGAGCACCGTGGCCAGCCcg ACGGGCTGATCGTCTCCCACCTGCCCTTCGGCCCCACGGCTTTCTTCACCCTCTGCAATGTGGTGATGCGCCACGAGGTCCCCGACATCGGCACCATGTCCgaggctgccccccacctcatCTTCCATGGCCTCACCTCCCGCCTGGGCCAGCGg GTCTGCAGCATCCTCAAGTACCTGTTCCCCGTGCCCAAGCCAGACAGCAAGCGGGTCATCACATTCGCCAACCAGGACGACTACATCTCCTTCAG gcaccacggcTATAAGAAATTGGACCATCGCAACATTGAGCTGACAGAGGTGGGGCCCCGCTTCGAGATGAAAC TGTACATGATCAAGCTGGGGACGTTGGAGCAGGCGGCCACGGCGGATGTGGAGTGGTGTTGGCACCCCTACACCAACACGGCCCGCAAGCGCCAGTTCCTCAGCACCGACTAG